Proteins from a single region of Fundulus heteroclitus isolate FHET01 chromosome 12, MU-UCD_Fhet_4.1, whole genome shotgun sequence:
- the LOC105917972 gene encoding uncharacterized protein LOC105917972, protein MATYITELDVSLDDTEASYLRTQGFKQIYVNLNMYGSREVYLWYKEGSKDNSITRIQFSFTNSMAEGLNASGFEKVKKNLNTGSCGDDVFLWYFKGTTESHVPITKIEVSRDDEARKFSLGWERMSCNLNRGSGGSWAFLWVKREKKTYIQDMKVTDDSDNDQDYFEKGYIRVDESTNRGASGKPVFLWYLPTIKMEGSYVSLQVSTSVIDSQGYQKQGFLQLTPLVNLNEGNQGNKVYLWYKKEDPGHKPIQTITLLSNQELIDDYMKAGVTVLQGNLNSGGGCPWFPATPLYLGYYN, encoded by the coding sequence ATGGCCACATACATCACTGAGCTTGACGTATCTCTGGACGATACAGAGGCGAGTTATCTCAGAACACAGGGCTTCAAACAGATCTATGTCAATCTGAACATGTATGGAAGCCGTGAGGTTTATCTCTGGTACAAAGAGGGCAGCAAAGATAATTCAATTACCAGGATCCAGTTCTCCTTCACTAATAGCATGGCAGAGGGCCTGAATGCTAGTGGGtttgaaaaggttaaaaaaaacctcaacacTGGATCATGTGGAGACGATGTCTTCCTGTGGTATTTCAAAGGTACCACAGAGAGTCATGTTCCCATCACAAAGATTGAGGTGTCTCGTGATGATGAAGCCAGAAAGTTTAGCCTTGGCTGGGAGAGGATGTCCTGCAATCTGAACCGAGGCTCTGGAGGATCCTGGGCCTTCCTGTGGGtgaagagagagaagaagacCTACATCCAGGACATGAAAGTCACCGATGACTCTGACAATGATCAAGATTATTTCGAAAAAGGCTACATCCGAGTAGATGAGAGCACCAACAGAGGCGCTTCAGGGAAGCCAGTCTTCCTCTGGTACCTTCCCACCATCAAGATGGAGGGGAGCTATGTGTCACTGCAAGTCTCCACCAGTGTCATAGATAGTCAGGGATACCAAAAGCAGGGCTTCCTTCAACTGACCCCCCTTGTAAATCTCAACGAGGGGAATCAGGGCAACAAAGTGTATCTGTGGTACAAGAAGGAGGATCCTGGCCACAAACCCATCCAGACCATCACTCTGTTGTCCAACCAGGAGTTGATTGACGATTATATGAAAGCTGGGGTCACAGTCCTCCAAGGGAACCTGAACTCAGGTGGTGGGTGTCCATGGTTTCCTGCAACTCCACTTTACCTGGGTTATTATAACTAG